A single Amphiura filiformis chromosome 8, Afil_fr2py, whole genome shotgun sequence DNA region contains:
- the LOC140158764 gene encoding glutamate receptor 1-like yields MGRECVNLLYIFLVICYQLQTIGAFNYQVGILYGEHTKARKSTTGGSLYKMLYNDAATYIEQGSLISGGDRLSPSHYAPPDSIFVRHSHFQTTRAVCNNMINSKDLYGVIIPDDMCDICGGGIGAMIGDVYTPTFALDQAGGSNAFKMMPIDDDILEILVGVIKHFRWTDFIFIYDDDPAFAMMHAMMELSKDNGWQITAYGIEDDLEAMFEDMKQKKVKNILFYVGFEENIVPVRNAAFETGAMRDGYHWIFGNIGAHGLGQEDFLQTKMRQDGAFITRFKPEEKSIEIVTNNAIPRNKWPYREKAAYDAMLTLAKAIKHHQDNNNGARPASIPRCGYREKSALVKDLAEINLEGLTGEIAFNPQGDRINYTINIYSGKDRHNILKAGQWTQNIQHWELKNRKTWPKPGNRLYMQPFRQSDKNAIKIMCIEEPPFLFVRGRTRGARETNINQRFGYEGYIPELLEEIKRVLENDGIDFTYIYELMSEGNYGRKDSVSGQWDGMIQDLIEDDADIAAGALTMTGQREAAIDFTDFFMKSDIKILIKHPNFGVQEYPFAPVFPFHVGVWFSNLAALVVVTILLWAMARWNPYEWRQMYKRGETGQEEGDTFCIRNAFWYLWSTLMLQSYTRSPRSHSGRLLSSFWFYFVLVMVFLYGLNLDPFLKVSKNVLFIRSMGDLLKLEQTVHYGVVRHSPTYDFFRNSKDETIQTVWAQMATLDRDPFVARLRDGVRRVRRANGRYALISEEKLLMWEANSWPCKLYVTGGTSTRIKYAFATPSGSPLRDQLTYAIRKLKKEGILGKLEDKHWKGTQRCANRSMWEDDSMYSLNSNDLMGLYYLFAMGMILSIIIFILDWVFSVVFPSEHKGGGGGGRSFTRPPPAQQARSNDMDMDDYGVAAPSPAPDQGGAKTDWI; encoded by the exons GTATTCTCTACGGTGAGCACACCAAGGCTCGTAAATCGACTACCGGTGGCAGCCTTTACAAGATGCTGTACAACGATGCTGCCACATATATTGAACAAGGCAGCCTAATAAGCGGGGGTGACAgattatcaccttcacactacgcCCCACCCGACAGTATATTCGTCAGACATAGCCATTTTCAAACCACTAGAGCCG TTTGCAATAACATGATCAACAGCAAAGATCTCTATGGCGTGATCATACCCGATGACATGTGTGACATCTGCGGTGGTGGAATCGGTGCCATGATTGGTGACGTCTATACACCAACATTTGCTTTAGATCAGGCAGGGGGTTCCAATGCCTTCAAGATGATGCCTATTGATGATGATATTCTGGAAATACTGGTTGGTGTGATCAAACATTTTCGTTGGACTGACTTCATCTTTATCTATGACGATGATCCAG CTTTTGCGATGATGCACGCCATGATGGAATTATCTAAAGATAATGGATGGCAGATAACTGCATACGGAATAGAAGATGATCTAGAAGCTATGTTCGAAGACATGAAACAGAAGAAAGTGAAAAACATCTTGTTCTATGTTGGTTTTGAAGAGAATATTGTACCAGTTAGAAATGCT GCTTTCGAAACTGGAGCCATGAGAGATGGCTATCATTGGATATTTGGCAACATT ggTGCACATGGTCTTGGCCAAGAAGACTTCCTTCAGACAAAGATGCGACAAGATGGGGCTTTCATCACACGTTTCAAGCCAGAAGAGAAAAGTATAGAAATTGTCACAAATAATGCCATTCCACGCAACAAATGGCCATACAGAGAGAAGGCTGCATACGATGCCATGTTGACACTTGCTAAAGCCATTAAACATCACCAAGATAATAACAATGGTGCCAGACCTGCATCCATTCCTCGATGTGGATACAGAGAGAAGAGTGCACTCGTTAAGGATCTTGCTGAG ATTAATCTTGAAGGTTTAACAGGAGAGATTGCCTTCAACCCTCAAGGTGATCGTATCAACTACACCATCAACATCTACTCTGGCAAAGACAGGCACAACATTCTTAAG GCTGGTCAGTGGACACAGAATATTCAACACTGGGAACTGAAGAACCGCAAGACATGGCCCAAACCAGGAAATCGTCTCTACATGCAGCCGTTCAGACAATCCGATAAGAATGCTATCAAGATCATGTGTATTGAG GAGCCTCCTTTCTTGTTCGTGAGAGGACGGACTCGTGGTGCTCGTGAAACTAATATTAACCAGCGATTTGGATACGAAGGATACATTCCCGAACTCCTGGAGGAAATCAAGAGAGTGCTGGAAAACGATGGCATTGATTTCACATACATATATGAGCTCATGTCTGAAGGAAATTACGGTCGTAAGGATTCTGTCTCTGGACAGTGGGATGGTATGATTCAGGACTTGATTGAAGAT GATGCTGACATTGCAGCAGGTGCTCTAACCATGACAGGTCAAAGAGAAGCAGCTATTGATTTCACCGATTTCTTCATGAAAAGTGACATTAAAATCTTGATCAAGCATCCCAACTTCGGTGTTCAAGAATATCCGTTCGCTCCCGTCTTCCCCTTCCATGTTGGAGTATGGTTTTCCAACTTGGCTGCCTTAGTAGTTGTCACCATATTGCTGTGGGCGATGGCTCGTTGGAATCCTTATGAATGGCGTCAAATGTACAAGAGAGGAGAAACAGGACAAGAAGAAGGTGATACTTTCTGTATTCGCAATGCCTTCTGGTACTTATGGTCAACTTTAATGTTGCAGAGTTACACCCGATCGCCTCGTTCTCATTCCGGTCGCCTTCTGTCATCCTTCTGGTTCTACTTTGTACTTGTAATGGTTTTCTTGTATGGACTTAACTTGGATCCCTTCCTCAAGGTTTCCAAGAATGTTCTCTTCATCCGTAGCATGGGAGATTTACTGAAGCTGGAGCAGACCGTTCATTATGGCGTCGTCCGCCATAGTCCTACCTATGATTTTTTCAGAAACTCTAAAGATGAAACAATCCAAACTGTGTGGGCACAAATGGCTACTTTAGATCGTGATCCATTTGTTGCTCGTCTTCGTGATGGTGTCCGTCGCGTTCGGCGTGCAAACGGACGCTACGCTCTGATCAGTGAAGAAAAGCTGCTTATGTGGGAAGCCAACAGTTGGCCATGTAAATTGTATGTCACTGGCGGTACGTCTACTAGGATTAAATACGCTTTCGCCACGCCATCAGGATCCCCACTACGTGACCAACTTACCTACGCTATTCGCAAGCTGAAAAAAGAGGGAATACTGGGCAAATTGGAGGACAAACACTGGAAAGGAACTCAACGCTGTGCAAATCGAAGTATGTGGGAAGATGATTCTATGTATTCCCTTAACTCTAATGATCTGATGGGACTTTATTATCTGTTTGCAATGGGTATGATACTCAGTATCATTATCTTCATCCTTGATTGGGTGTTCTCCGTTGTCTTCCCATCTGAACacaaaggaggaggaggaggaggaaggtcGTTTACTAGACCACCTCCTGCTCAACAGGCTCGTAGTAATGACATGGATATGGACGATTATGGTGTAGCAGCACCGTCACCTGCACCAGATCAGGGAGGAGCTAAAACCGATTGGATTTAG